The genomic interval TTATACTTTCACTTCTATAGATTCTAAATTAATTAAAAAAGTATGGCATTATATCAAACTAAAATAATGACGAGATATTTATAAAATAAATTTATTGACTTAATGGAGTAAAAGTTTGGGAGCGCTACTTGGAAATATTATCAATAGTATTGTAGAAATTGTAGGTAATTTAGGCTATATAGGGATTTTTATAATGATGTTTTTAGAATCAAGTTTTTTTCCCTTCCCCTCTGAAGTAGTAATGATACCCGCTGGATATTTAGTTTTTAAAGGTGAAATGAATGCTATTATTGCTGTGATTTGTGGCATTGCTGGTTCTCTTGCAGGTGCGTTATTTAATTATTACATTGCACTCAAATTTGGAAGAGATTTTCTTATCCGCTATGGAAAATATGTATTTTTTACAGAATCTACAATGCAAAAAATGGAGGCTTTTTTTATTAAACACGGACCAATGAGCACATTTGTAGGAAGACTTATTACAATTATAAGACAATACATCTCTCTTCCTGCAGGACTTGCAAGAATGAATCTTGTAAAATTTTGTCTTTATACATCTCTTGGTGCTGGGATTTGGGTTATTATCCTCACACTCAT from Helicobacter hepaticus ATCC 51449 carries:
- a CDS encoding DedA family protein, yielding MGALLGNIINSIVEIVGNLGYIGIFIMMFLESSFFPFPSEVVMIPAGYLVFKGEMNAIIAVICGIAGSLAGALFNYYIALKFGRDFLIRYGKYVFFTESTMQKMEAFFIKHGPMSTFVGRLITIIRQYISLPAGLARMNLVKFCLYTSLGAGIWVIILTLIGYYAGVWFGTDMSVDSIIHAFTSTTPTTQEIELKNIVKQAGLYTLGFVILCLVGYICYWRIQKQA